A genomic stretch from Thermomonospora umbrina includes:
- a CDS encoding S8 family serine peptidase, with product MKRLLTLRHIARAGSNPYGMTAVLTAVIVVTAVAVVPGTARGGPGTDGGTGSGAQGGMRRVTLVTGDQVIMGVARDGTRSVRIRHAEGREKVRFLTRRTAGGGLLVVPSDALPLLGHGRLDERLFDVDLQTRWRYDDAHRTHISVIAERSANGRAARVAAAHRVTALPVLGVDAMRIDKRDAGAAWTSLTRDAHSGGLGGGVARLWLDGKRRASLDKSVPQIGAPAAWRKGLTGKGTTVAVLDTGYAAAHPDLASVVTKSRGFTNGGPDDVRDTHGHGTHVASTIAGSGKASRGRYRGVAPDARLAVGKVLGDAGFGQDSWIMAGMEWAATTAGAKVVNLSLGGTDGPGVDPMERAVDTLSEQTGALFVIAAGNEGELGDRTVSSPGSADTALTVGAVDGKNALAAFSSRGPRVGDGALKPDITGPGVTITAAKAKTGGPSYVVMSGTSMASPHVAGAAAILAQRHPRWSGQRLKSALMNSAQPSAAGSPFAQGTGRVDIARAVTQEVTADTGSVSAYLRWPDHAPVTHTVTYTNAGTAPVTLKLTATGERLGGGAAPKDMFTVGKPEVTVPAGGTAQVPLRISAERGVATGTYSGLLTATGKDVSLRTAVAAEVEPQSYNLRLRALGRDGAPVPTTVFLGHRTRDRTEVVHLADGKGTVRLPAGDWNAFAAIETPGADAACRPMTLAAVPVRLGAAKEVVLDSRKARRLRTVLDEPSAAQVSTNVGLHYRRGPAEMAVSVIGACPDTSHYVLPTRLRGLTFYNHGTWQRRGWTVDGPSPYRYDLVDWRTGGVPADPVLRVRTADLAKVTTTYRAQNADAHGAVTAGPLVRHRDHGESVSADVTMKVPAQVVHYLTPDERVSWSRGLWLGDRDGATPGHYIDRPPRPVTKGASLDEMGAAAFGPRLFPRTAQRRGDVIAYAPRGLLADAGGVDDGADANMIGKVRLGSGGSALARSDTLGSLSARVPATAATYTLEVSGERTVPYSTLSTAVHAAWTFRSAPGPGTQALPLQVVRLAPIGLDDANRAMGGGVTQIPLTVERNPGSAPATVETLTAKASFDDGRTWHSLPVRRDGRGWTTTVHDPDSGFVSLRTKAVDTQGNTAVQTIARAYAIA from the coding sequence ATGAAGCGACTGCTCACTCTCCGACACATCGCCCGGGCCGGGAGCAACCCCTACGGAATGACGGCGGTCCTCACCGCCGTCATCGTCGTCACCGCCGTCGCCGTGGTGCCGGGCACGGCGCGCGGCGGCCCCGGCACGGACGGCGGTACGGGCTCGGGCGCCCAAGGAGGGATGAGACGGGTCACCCTGGTGACCGGGGACCAGGTCATCATGGGCGTCGCGAGGGACGGCACCCGCTCCGTTCGGATCCGACACGCCGAGGGCCGGGAGAAGGTCCGTTTCCTCACCCGCCGCACCGCCGGGGGCGGCCTGCTCGTCGTGCCGTCGGACGCGCTGCCGCTCTTGGGGCACGGCCGGTTGGACGAGCGGCTGTTCGACGTCGACCTGCAGACCCGGTGGCGGTACGACGACGCCCATCGCACGCACATCTCCGTGATCGCCGAACGGTCCGCGAACGGACGGGCGGCCAGGGTGGCCGCCGCGCACCGGGTGACGGCCCTGCCCGTCCTGGGCGTGGACGCGATGCGGATCGACAAGCGGGACGCCGGGGCCGCCTGGACGTCCCTCACCCGCGACGCGCACTCCGGCGGGCTCGGCGGCGGCGTCGCGAGGCTGTGGTTGGACGGCAAACGTCGGGCGTCGCTGGACAAGAGCGTCCCCCAGATCGGCGCGCCGGCCGCGTGGCGGAAAGGGCTCACCGGCAAGGGCACCACCGTCGCCGTCCTCGACACCGGATACGCCGCCGCCCATCCCGACCTCGCGAGTGTCGTCACCAAGTCCAGGGGGTTCACCAACGGCGGCCCCGACGACGTGCGCGACACCCACGGCCACGGCACGCATGTGGCCTCGACGATCGCGGGCTCCGGCAAGGCGTCCCGAGGCCGCTATCGAGGCGTCGCCCCCGACGCCCGGCTCGCGGTGGGCAAGGTCCTCGGCGACGCCGGCTTCGGTCAGGACTCCTGGATCATGGCCGGCATGGAGTGGGCCGCCACCACCGCAGGGGCGAAGGTCGTCAACCTCAGCCTCGGCGGGACCGACGGCCCTGGTGTGGACCCGATGGAACGCGCCGTCGACACCCTCAGCGAACAGACCGGCGCGCTCTTCGTGATCGCCGCCGGGAACGAGGGCGAACTCGGCGACCGGACGGTCAGCAGCCCCGGCAGCGCCGACACCGCCCTCACCGTCGGCGCGGTCGACGGCAAGAACGCGCTCGCCGCGTTCTCCAGCCGCGGACCCAGGGTCGGCGACGGGGCCCTCAAGCCCGACATCACCGGGCCCGGCGTGACCATCACCGCGGCCAAGGCCAAGACCGGCGGCCCCTCGTACGTCGTGATGTCCGGGACCTCCATGGCGAGCCCGCACGTGGCGGGCGCGGCGGCGATCCTGGCCCAGCGCCATCCCCGGTGGAGCGGGCAGCGCCTCAAGTCCGCGCTCATGAACAGCGCCCAACCATCGGCGGCCGGCAGCCCGTTCGCCCAGGGCACGGGACGCGTCGACATCGCCCGCGCCGTCACCCAGGAGGTCACCGCCGACACCGGCAGCGTCTCCGCCTACCTGCGCTGGCCCGACCACGCCCCCGTCACCCATACGGTCACGTACACCAACGCGGGCACCGCGCCCGTGACGCTGAAGCTGACCGCGACCGGCGAACGGCTGGGCGGCGGGGCCGCGCCCAAGGACATGTTCACCGTCGGCAAGCCCGAGGTGACCGTCCCGGCCGGCGGCACCGCGCAGGTCCCGCTGCGCATCTCCGCAGAACGAGGTGTGGCCACCGGCACGTACAGCGGCCTGCTCACGGCCACCGGCAAGGACGTCTCGCTGCGCACCGCCGTGGCCGCCGAGGTCGAGCCGCAGTCGTACAACCTGCGGCTTCGCGCGTTGGGCCGCGACGGCGCGCCCGTGCCGACCACGGTGTTCCTCGGCCACCGGACCCGCGACCGGACCGAGGTCGTGCACCTCGCCGACGGCAAGGGCACGGTGCGGCTCCCGGCGGGCGACTGGAACGCGTTCGCCGCCATCGAGACACCCGGCGCGGACGCCGCGTGCCGGCCGATGACCCTGGCCGCCGTGCCGGTACGCCTGGGCGCGGCGAAGGAGGTCGTCCTGGACTCCCGGAAGGCCCGCCGGCTCAGAACGGTGCTCGACGAGCCGTCGGCCGCCCAGGTGAGCACCAACGTGGGCCTCCACTACCGGCGGGGCCCGGCCGAGATGGCCGTGTCCGTGATCGGCGCCTGCCCCGACACCAGCCACTACGTGCTGCCGACGAGGCTGCGCGGCCTCACCTTCTACAACCACGGGACCTGGCAGAGGAGGGGCTGGACGGTCGACGGGCCCAGCCCGTACCGCTACGACCTCGTCGACTGGCGGACCGGAGGCGTTCCGGCCGACCCCGTGCTGCGCGTACGGACCGCCGACCTGGCCAAGGTCACCACCACCTACCGCGCGCAGAACGCCGACGCCCACGGTGCCGTGACTGCGGGCCCGCTGGTGCGCCACCGTGACCACGGTGAGTCCGTCTCGGCGGACGTGACCATGAAGGTCCCCGCGCAGGTCGTCCACTACCTCACCCCGGACGAACGGGTCTCCTGGTCCAGGGGCCTGTGGCTCGGCGACCGGGACGGCGCGACACCGGGCCACTACATCGACCGCCCGCCCCGCCCGGTGACCAAGGGCGCGAGCCTGGACGAGATGGGGGCGGCCGCGTTCGGCCCCAGGCTGTTCCCCCGGACGGCGCAGCGACGCGGTGACGTCATCGCCTACGCGCCGCGCGGGCTGCTCGCCGACGCCGGCGGCGTCGACGACGGCGCCGACGCCAACATGATCGGCAAGGTCCGTCTCGGCTCGGGAGGGAGCGCACTCGCCCGCTCCGACACCCTCGGCTCGCTGTCCGCACGCGTGCCGGCGACGGCGGCGACCTACACGCTGGAGGTGTCCGGTGAACGGACGGTGCCGTACTCGACGCTGTCGACCGCCGTCCACGCGGCCTGGACGTTCCGATCCGCGCCCGGCCCGGGGACACAGGCCCTCCCGCTCCAGGTGGTCCGCCTCGCCCCCATCGGGTTGGACGACGCCAACCGCGCCATGGGCGGCGGCGTGACGCAGATCCCCCTCACCGTCGAACGCAATCCGGGCAGCGCCCCCGCCACGGTCGAGACCCTGACCGCGAAGGCGTCCTTCGACGACGGCCGGACCTGGCACTCCCTGCCCGTCCGCCGGGACGGACGGGGCTGGACCACCACGGTCCACGACCCGGACTCCGGTTTCGTGTCCCTACGCACCAAGGCCGTCGACACCCAGGGCAACACGGCCGTGCAGACGATCGCCCGCGCCTACGCGATCGCCTGA
- a CDS encoding glycerol-3-phosphate dehydrogenase/oxidase, protein MQPVKLSSDDRARALERLGSEEIDVLVIGGGVVGAGAALDAATRGLNVGLVEARDWAAGTSSRASKLIHGGLRYLEMLDFGLVHEALRERGLMIQRLAPHLVRPVPFLYPLSHRVWERPYVGAGVLLYDTMSGSSRVSRGMPGHRHLSKRRALKVAPALSPNSLVGAVQYWDAQVDDARHTMSLIRTAASYGALVANRAKVVRYLREGERVVGAVVADQETGERIEVRAKQVISATGVWTDETQALAEASSVHVRASKGVHLLVPRESIDSTSGLILRTEKSVLFVIPWGRHWIVGTTDTDWDLDKEHPTATAADIDYLLDHVNRVLSTPLTRDDIEGVYAGLRPLLSGSDDQTSKLSREHLVGTPVPGLVVIAGGKYTTYRVMAKDAVDEAVRGLDSDQVVPASVTHDVPLVGADGYRAMWNRRAPLAQRSGLPVARIEQLLRRYGSIVGELLDLIEADPTLAEPLPSSNAYLKAEVVYATSHEGARSVEDVLARRTRVSIESKDRGTESAEVTAALMAEVLGWTDERTAREADAYVRRIAAERHAQEQPDDATAVQGLTGPTAFPGAPAPGNPSGRQAIA, encoded by the coding sequence ATGCAGCCGGTCAAGCTGTCCTCCGACGATCGGGCCCGCGCCCTCGAGCGGCTGGGGTCCGAGGAGATCGACGTCCTGGTCATCGGCGGCGGGGTGGTGGGCGCCGGGGCCGCCCTCGACGCCGCGACCCGGGGCCTGAACGTGGGCCTGGTCGAGGCCCGGGACTGGGCGGCAGGCACCTCCAGCCGCGCCAGCAAGCTGATCCACGGGGGCCTCAGGTACCTGGAGATGCTGGACTTCGGGCTCGTCCACGAGGCGCTGCGCGAGCGCGGCCTGATGATCCAGCGGCTGGCGCCGCACCTGGTCCGGCCGGTGCCGTTCCTGTACCCGCTGAGCCATCGCGTCTGGGAGCGCCCCTACGTGGGCGCCGGCGTACTGCTGTACGACACGATGAGCGGCTCGTCCCGGGTCTCGCGCGGCATGCCCGGCCACCGTCACCTCTCCAAGCGCCGCGCCCTCAAGGTCGCCCCCGCACTCTCGCCGAACTCCCTGGTGGGGGCCGTCCAGTACTGGGACGCACAGGTGGACGACGCCCGCCACACCATGTCGTTGATCCGCACCGCCGCCTCGTACGGCGCGCTCGTCGCCAACCGCGCCAAGGTCGTCCGCTACCTGCGCGAGGGCGAGCGGGTCGTCGGGGCGGTGGTCGCCGACCAGGAGACCGGCGAGCGGATCGAGGTGCGCGCCAAGCAGGTCATCAGCGCGACCGGCGTGTGGACCGACGAGACGCAGGCACTCGCCGAGGCGAGCAGCGTCCACGTCCGCGCCTCCAAGGGCGTGCATCTGCTGGTGCCCCGCGAGAGCATCGACTCCACCAGCGGCCTGATCCTGCGGACCGAGAAGAGCGTGCTGTTCGTCATCCCGTGGGGGCGGCACTGGATCGTCGGCACCACCGACACCGACTGGGACCTCGACAAGGAGCACCCCACCGCCACCGCCGCCGACATCGACTACCTCCTCGACCACGTCAACCGGGTGCTGTCCACGCCCCTCACCCGTGACGACATCGAGGGCGTCTACGCGGGTCTGCGGCCCCTGCTGTCCGGCAGCGACGACCAGACCTCCAAGCTGTCGCGCGAGCACCTCGTCGGCACGCCCGTGCCGGGGCTGGTCGTCATCGCGGGCGGCAAGTACACCACCTACCGCGTCATGGCCAAGGACGCCGTCGACGAGGCCGTCCGGGGGCTGGACTCCGACCAGGTCGTCCCCGCGTCGGTGACCCATGACGTCCCGCTGGTCGGCGCCGACGGCTACCGCGCCATGTGGAACCGCCGCGCCCCCCTCGCCCAGCGGTCCGGCCTGCCCGTCGCCCGCATCGAACAGCTCCTGCGCCGGTACGGGTCGATCGTCGGCGAACTCCTCGACCTCATCGAGGCCGACCCCACCCTGGCCGAGCCGCTTCCCAGCAGCAACGCCTACCTCAAGGCCGAGGTCGTCTACGCCACCAGCCACGAGGGCGCCCGCAGCGTCGAGGACGTCCTGGCCCGCCGCACCCGCGTCTCCATCGAGTCCAAGGACCGGGGCACCGAGTCCGCCGAGGTCACCGCCGCCCTCATGGCCGAGGTCCTCGGCTGGACGGACGAACGCACCGCCCGGGAGGCCGACGCCTACGTCCGCCGGATCGCCGCCGAACGCCACGCCCAGGAGCAGCCCGACGACGCCACCGCCGTCCAGGGCCTGACCGGGCCGACGGCGTTCCCCGGCGCACCGGCACCGGGGAACCCGTCGGGCCGTCAGGCGATCGCGTAG
- the glpK gene encoding glycerol kinase GlpK: MIPASARPAGPTGPAGVYVAAIDQGTTSSRCIIFDRRGGIVSVAQKEHRQIFPRPGWVEHDPEEIWANVEEVVREALTVAGLTPSALAAVGITNQRETTVVWDRATGRPVHNAIVWQDTRTDEMVRELEGVVGRERFRERTGLPLATYFSGPKLLWLLREVPGLAARAEAGEVLFGTMDTWLIWKLTGSHITDVTNASRTMLMNLADLDWDDTILERMGIPRAVLPEIRPSAQVYGAATGVLEGVPVASALGDQHAALFGQTGFSLGDIKSTYGTGSFLVLNTGDKPVQSAHGLLTTVAYQIEGQPAVYALEGSIAVTGALVQWFRDNLGLINSAAEIETLALTVQDSGGCYIVPAFSGLFAPYWRSDARGVVTGLTGYVGKGHLARAALEATAWQTREVVDAMRGDTGIDLTELRVDGGMTANNLLMQLLADALDVPVARPTVAETTCLGAAYAAGLAVGYWPDLDSLRSNWHKAAEWNPAIDPTLRDRRHRKWKKAVQRSLDWIDEDD; encoded by the coding sequence GTGATTCCTGCATCCGCCCGACCAGCCGGACCGACAGGGCCCGCCGGCGTCTACGTCGCCGCGATCGACCAGGGCACCACCTCGAGCCGGTGCATCATCTTCGACCGGCGGGGCGGGATCGTGTCCGTGGCCCAGAAGGAGCACCGGCAGATCTTCCCCAGGCCCGGCTGGGTGGAGCACGACCCCGAGGAGATCTGGGCCAACGTCGAAGAGGTCGTTCGCGAGGCCCTGACCGTGGCCGGTCTCACCCCGTCGGCGCTGGCCGCCGTCGGGATCACCAACCAGCGCGAGACCACCGTGGTGTGGGACCGCGCCACCGGACGCCCGGTCCACAACGCGATCGTCTGGCAGGACACCCGTACCGACGAGATGGTGCGGGAGCTGGAGGGCGTGGTCGGCCGCGAACGGTTCCGGGAGCGCACCGGGCTGCCGCTGGCCACCTACTTCTCCGGCCCGAAGCTCCTGTGGCTCCTTCGCGAGGTCCCGGGTCTGGCGGCGCGCGCCGAGGCCGGCGAGGTGCTGTTCGGGACGATGGACACCTGGCTGATCTGGAAGCTCACCGGCTCCCACATCACCGACGTCACCAACGCCAGCCGCACCATGCTGATGAACCTGGCCGACCTGGACTGGGACGACACGATCCTCGAACGCATGGGCATCCCGCGCGCCGTGCTGCCGGAGATCCGCCCGTCCGCCCAGGTCTACGGCGCCGCCACGGGCGTCCTCGAAGGCGTCCCGGTGGCCAGCGCGCTGGGCGACCAGCACGCGGCGCTGTTCGGGCAGACCGGGTTCTCGCTGGGCGACATCAAGTCCACCTACGGGACCGGCAGCTTCCTGGTCCTCAACACCGGCGACAAGCCCGTTCAGTCGGCGCACGGGCTGCTCACCACCGTCGCGTACCAGATCGAGGGGCAGCCCGCCGTGTACGCGCTGGAGGGCTCGATCGCCGTCACCGGGGCGCTCGTCCAGTGGTTCCGCGACAACCTCGGGCTGATCAACAGCGCCGCCGAGATCGAGACGCTGGCGCTGACCGTGCAGGACAGCGGCGGCTGCTACATCGTGCCCGCCTTCTCCGGCCTGTTCGCCCCCTACTGGCGCAGCGACGCGCGCGGGGTCGTCACCGGCCTGACCGGCTACGTCGGCAAGGGGCACCTGGCCCGCGCGGCGTTGGAGGCCACGGCCTGGCAGACCCGCGAGGTCGTCGACGCGATGCGCGGCGACACCGGCATCGACCTGACGGAGCTGCGCGTCGACGGCGGCATGACCGCCAACAACCTGCTCATGCAGCTCTTGGCCGACGCCCTGGACGTGCCGGTGGCCCGGCCCACGGTCGCCGAGACCACCTGCCTGGGCGCCGCGTACGCCGCCGGACTGGCCGTGGGCTACTGGCCCGACCTCGACAGCCTGCGCTCCAACTGGCACAAGGCCGCCGAGTGGAACCCCGCCATCGACCCCACCCTGCGCGACCGACGCCACCGCAAGTGGAAGAAGGCCGTTCAGCGCAGCCTCGACTGGATCGACGAGGACGACTGA
- a CDS encoding carboxylesterase/lipase family protein yields the protein MRKAPLVLVLSAATLAAPSIAASSATAVPRSSGTSTLVRTDKGLVRGAHLHRHRLFQGIPFAAPPLGALRFRPPQDARPWTGVRDATFPRNRCAQIAQDWGGTSSFSEDCLYLSVTAPDRPPHRRKRKLPVMVWVHGGGNVIGAGSDYNTSKLAVNGDVVVVSVNYRLGALGWLAHPGLEAGPDRHLQAGNYGLLDQQAALRWVRRNIAAFGGDAHNVTLFGESAGSADTCANIASPTAAGLFHKAIAQSYGCAAVTRAEASAEASAVTVAKKVGCTVEVARCLRTVPTKRLMEAFNEVEVMPYAVAGGDRVMPRQPRAAIESGRFNRVPLMHGNTLDEMRLFVGFLYPKPITVAEYERVIRESFGRHADRVLAHYPAAKYPEPRLALATVFSHGGNVLSTCDHVTALDVFRRAGVPVYGYQFADRTAPPLIDVPGYDEGAEHGTELTYLFPGLIGELKGPQRRLSNDMTGYWTSFAHTGRPGAHHAPHWPRYRSARDVLTLAPGRGGIRPTDVAEASNCALWGTIDPILP from the coding sequence ATGCGCAAAGCGCCCCTAGTGCTCGTTCTGTCCGCCGCCACCTTGGCGGCCCCGTCCATCGCCGCATCCTCGGCCACCGCCGTTCCACGGTCCTCGGGTACGTCCACCCTGGTCCGGACCGACAAGGGCCTCGTACGGGGCGCGCATCTTCACCGCCATCGGCTCTTTCAGGGCATCCCGTTCGCGGCCCCGCCCCTCGGGGCTCTGCGGTTCCGGCCGCCGCAGGACGCCCGACCGTGGACGGGCGTCCGCGACGCGACGTTCCCGCGCAACCGGTGCGCCCAGATCGCCCAGGACTGGGGCGGCACGTCGTCCTTCAGTGAGGACTGCCTGTACCTGAGCGTCACCGCACCCGACCGCCCGCCCCACCGGCGGAAGAGGAAGCTGCCCGTCATGGTGTGGGTGCACGGCGGCGGCAACGTCATCGGGGCCGGCAGCGACTACAACACCTCCAAGCTCGCGGTGAACGGCGACGTGGTCGTCGTCAGCGTCAACTACCGGCTCGGGGCGCTCGGCTGGCTCGCCCATCCCGGGCTGGAGGCCGGCCCGGATCGGCATCTCCAGGCGGGCAACTACGGGCTGCTCGACCAGCAGGCGGCGCTGCGATGGGTGCGGCGCAACATCGCGGCCTTCGGCGGGGACGCCCACAACGTGACGTTGTTCGGCGAGTCCGCCGGGTCCGCCGACACCTGCGCCAACATCGCCTCGCCCACCGCCGCAGGGCTGTTCCACAAGGCGATCGCGCAGAGCTACGGCTGCGCCGCGGTGACGCGTGCGGAGGCGTCGGCGGAGGCGAGCGCGGTGACCGTCGCCAAGAAGGTCGGCTGCACCGTCGAGGTCGCCCGCTGCCTGCGCACGGTGCCGACCAAGCGGCTGATGGAGGCGTTCAACGAGGTCGAGGTGATGCCGTACGCGGTCGCGGGGGGTGATCGCGTGATGCCCCGGCAGCCCCGCGCCGCCATCGAGAGCGGCCGGTTCAACCGGGTGCCGCTGATGCACGGCAACACGCTCGACGAGATGCGGCTGTTCGTCGGCTTCCTCTACCCGAAGCCGATCACCGTGGCGGAGTACGAGCGGGTCATCCGCGAGAGCTTCGGGAGGCACGCCGACCGGGTGCTGGCGCACTATCCCGCCGCGAAGTACCCCGAGCCGAGGTTGGCCCTGGCCACGGTGTTCTCCCACGGCGGCAACGTGCTCTCCACGTGCGACCACGTGACCGCCCTCGACGTGTTCCGGCGCGCCGGCGTTCCCGTGTACGGGTATCAGTTCGCCGACCGGACGGCGCCGCCGCTGATCGACGTCCCCGGATATGACGAGGGCGCCGAGCACGGCACGGAGCTGACGTACCTGTTCCCCGGCCTGATCGGCGAGCTGAAGGGACCGCAGCGGAGGCTGTCCAACGACATGACCGGCTACTGGACCTCGTTCGCGCACACCGGCCGGCCGGGCGCCCACCACGCGCCGCACTGGCCTCGGTACCGGTCGGCCCGTGACGTGCTGACGCTCGCGCCCGGACGCGGCGGGATCCGTCCCACGGACGTCGCCGAGGCGAGCAACTGCGCGCTGTGGGGAACGATCGACCCGATCCTGCCGTAG
- a CDS encoding acyl-CoA dehydrogenase family protein: MPTHPFELFAVDGLLTDEEREIQRTVRAMGERELRPHVAEWFEDGALPVRDLARKLGELGVLGMHLTGYGCAGTNAVSYGLACLELEAVDSGLRSLVSVQGSLAMYAIWRYGSEEQKREWLPAMAAGERLGCFGLTEPDAGSDPGSMRTTAKRAGGDWVLNGTKMWITNGSVADVAVVWARTDEGVRGFLVPAGTPGFSAPEIKRKLSLRASVTSELVLEDVRLPADAMLPGARGLSGPLGCLNEARFGIVFGAIGAARDCLETAIAYATEREVFSRPLTSYQLTQQKLADMALELGKGVLLALHLGRLKDAGDLAPERVSVGKLNNVREALDIARQCRTILGANGVTLEYPVLRHANNLESVLTYEGTSEVHSLVIGRALTGEAAFR, encoded by the coding sequence GTGCCCACACACCCGTTCGAGCTGTTCGCCGTCGACGGGCTGCTGACCGACGAGGAACGCGAGATCCAGCGGACCGTGCGGGCGATGGGCGAGCGCGAGTTGCGCCCGCACGTCGCCGAGTGGTTCGAGGACGGCGCACTCCCCGTCCGCGACCTGGCCCGAAAGCTCGGTGAGCTGGGGGTTCTCGGGATGCACCTGACCGGATACGGCTGCGCCGGGACCAACGCCGTCTCGTACGGCCTGGCGTGTCTGGAGCTGGAGGCGGTCGACTCCGGCCTGCGCAGCCTGGTGTCCGTGCAGGGGTCGCTGGCGATGTACGCGATCTGGAGGTACGGATCCGAGGAGCAGAAGCGGGAGTGGCTGCCCGCGATGGCGGCGGGCGAGCGGCTCGGCTGTTTCGGGCTCACCGAGCCGGACGCCGGGTCCGACCCCGGCTCCATGCGCACCACCGCCAAGCGCGCGGGCGGCGACTGGGTGCTGAACGGCACCAAGATGTGGATCACCAACGGCTCGGTGGCCGACGTCGCGGTGGTGTGGGCCCGCACCGACGAGGGTGTCCGGGGATTCCTGGTCCCGGCCGGGACACCCGGGTTCTCCGCCCCCGAGATCAAGCGCAAGCTCTCCCTGCGCGCCAGCGTGACCAGCGAACTCGTGCTGGAGGACGTCCGGCTGCCCGCCGACGCGATGCTCCCGGGGGCGCGCGGCCTGTCCGGCCCCCTCGGCTGCCTGAACGAGGCCCGGTTCGGCATCGTGTTCGGCGCGATCGGGGCCGCCCGCGACTGTCTGGAGACCGCCATCGCGTACGCGACCGAACGCGAGGTCTTCTCCCGTCCGCTGACGTCGTACCAGCTCACGCAGCAGAAGCTGGCCGACATGGCGCTGGAGCTGGGCAAGGGCGTGCTGCTGGCGCTGCACCTCGGCCGACTCAAGGACGCCGGCGACCTCGCCCCCGAACGGGTCAGCGTGGGCAAGCTCAACAACGTCCGCGAGGCCCTGGACATCGCCCGGCAGTGCCGCACCATCCTCGGCGCGAACGGCGTCACCCTGGAGTATCCGGTGCTCCGGCACGCCAACAACCTGGAGTCGGTGCTGACCTACGAGGGCACCAGCGAGGTCCACAGCCTGGTCATCGGTCGGGCCCTCACCGGGGAGGCGGCCTTCCGCTGA